Genomic DNA from Paenibacillus sp. KS-LC4:
CAGAAAAAACAAGGCAACCCCCGCGTTCAATGCCGGAGAATCGCCTTGTTTTAAATAATATAGCTGTTATAATCAGCGTATATTTTCCAATCCCTATTTTGAAGAAGCTTCCAGCAAGCTCAGTTCAAGCCCTTCCGACCAATTTAACAAAGCACTCTTTGACGTTTTCAGAGGGAAAAGCTGACCCTGATATTCAAAAATCAACAAATAGCAGTCCGTAGCCCGTTCATACACCCATCGCATAAAAAAATCTTCCTCAATATGCAGAAAATAACCTTTATATTTTTCTTCTGGAAAATGCTTTAGTAAATGAATAAATGAATGTACGACTCTATTCGTCCAGCCAAAACGACTTTCTCGCTCCATTATGCCATGGCGACCAAACGCAACATATAACCAGCTTCCCTCGTCGGGCTCGGCATCATGACTCAAAAAACGAAGCTCAATCCATGTCCCTCGTTCTTGTTCATCCCTAAGTATACTGTTCATCAACTGTTTCCCCCTTACTTAAAAAACCATGTTGCCTTTTTCAATCTACCGTTGGAGATTCTTGTTTCGATTTTGTGAACGAATTTTCTGAAAGCTGCTTATAAAAAAGCCTCTAGCCGAGCTGCTTAATCAGCAGTCGCGCCAGAGGCCCTTAAGTCACTCCACTACCATTCATTAACCCGGAAATACCGTTTTAACCGTCTGCTCCACCTGCTGCAAGTTCGCCTTCAGCTCAGCTTCGCCGATTTGGCCAATGCCGCCAAAGAACAAATGTCCAACGGACTCAATACCGACAAAATCAAAAATGCCTGTATCGGAAGTGATTTTCATGCCAGCAGTCATACCGATCTGATCGTAAATTTCACTTGGCGTGCCGTGCGTGTTAATGATGAAGCCTTTTTTGCCGGTAAGCAGCTTGTCAATGCCCGTTTCTCCATAAGCATAGGCGTAGCCGTATGCAAATACGCGATCAACATAGCCTTTCATAATAGCAGGAAGACCCGTCCACCAAATCGGGTAAATAAAAGTAACCGCATCAGCTTCAGTAAGGTACTTCTGCTCTGTCAAAATATCTTCCGGCGTCTGGCCAGCACGCATGGCCGCTGTGTCTTCCGGCGTCAGCACCGGCTGAAACTTCAGCGCATACAAGTCACGCACCGTTACTTCATGGCCTTCTGCCTTCAAGCTTTGCAATGTTGTGTTCAAAATGGCACGGTTGTAGCTATCTTCATTCGGATGGGCAAATACGATAAGATGTTTCATGGGGGAAATCCTCCTAAATAATCATTATATTTTTCTAAAACTGGGCGTGTACTTGCTCCAACAGCTGCTCTAGCTGCAAGCTCTGTTCTTCGTTTAGGCTTCCATAAATCGCGTTATTAACCTTCTGGGAAATAGCTACAAAAACCGGTTCCAGCCCTCGGCCCTTCTCGGTCAAATGGATCAACGAAACACGACTGTCTTTCTCGTCCTTTGTCCGATCTACAAAGCCAAGCTGCTCCAGCTTGTTAATGAGAACGGTGGTCGTCGGCTGTGTGCGATGGATTTTCTCCGCTAATGCCTTGACAGACAGCGGCTGCTTCTCCCGATACAGAAACATGAGTATATCACCATGGGAAGGCACAATTCCTGTAATCTGATTGGCTTCCAGCTCACTGACAATTAGCTTGTTCGCTTTGTCTCGAATTTTAGCAACTAAGGATAAGGCGTTATGTTTTATCATAATGCGATTATACATAGACATCTATGTATTTGCAAGCACTTATTTTTCACTGTTAGCCTTTCCCCTGTTTCGCTCCGAATACTCTTATAAGTGGCTCATTTATAAAATAAAGCAGCTCCCGGCTTCCATGAAGAAAGCAGGAGCTGCCGCGCCGCAAAACGATTATATTTTATGAGGAATCGTAATAAAAAAGGTTAGACGGTCAGGTCCGTCAGCATAAATGTGTATGGCGCCTTTATATTTGTCTACAATCGACTTCACGATGGACAAGCCCAAACCTTGGTGATCCTGCTGATCCTTCGTAGAATAGCCAGATTGGAAGAGCGGCATCGCTGCCACCTTCTCAGCGTCCTCGCAAGTATTCGTAATCGTGAACTCAAGCAGGCCATTACGCTGCAA
This window encodes:
- a CDS encoding MarR family transcriptional regulator encodes the protein MSMYNRIMIKHNALSLVAKIRDKANKLIVSELEANQITGIVPSHGDILMFLYREKQPLSVKALAEKIHRTQPTTTVLINKLEQLGFVDRTKDEKDSRVSLIHLTEKGRGLEPVFVAISQKVNNAIYGSLNEEQSLQLEQLLEQVHAQF
- a CDS encoding NAD(P)H-dependent oxidoreductase — translated: MKHLIVFAHPNEDSYNRAILNTTLQSLKAEGHEVTVRDLYALKFQPVLTPEDTAAMRAGQTPEDILTEQKYLTEADAVTFIYPIWWTGLPAIMKGYVDRVFAYGYAYAYGETGIDKLLTGKKGFIINTHGTPSEIYDQIGMTAGMKITSDTGIFDFVGIESVGHLFFGGIGQIGEAELKANLQQVEQTVKTVFPG